The following proteins are encoded in a genomic region of Syngnathoides biaculeatus isolate LvHL_M chromosome 15, ASM1980259v1, whole genome shotgun sequence:
- the hspa4l gene encoding heat shock 70 kDa protein 4L, translated as MSVVGIDVGFLNCYIAVARSGGIETIANEYSDRCTPACVSFAAKNRIIGNAAKSQVITNFKNTVHGFKRFHGRAFDDPFVQAEKNKLPYSLHKLPDGSTGLKVRYLDEDKVFTVQQITGMLLSKLKETSEGALKKPVVDCVVSVPCFFTDAERRSVLDATQIAGLNCLRLINDTTAVALAYGIYKQDLPTPEEKPRNVVFVDMGHCSYQVAITSFNKGKLKVLATAFDPYLGGRNFDEALVNYFCEEFKVKYKLHVRENPRAVLRLHQECEKLKKLMSANSSDLPLNIECFMNDIDVSSRMNRGHFEEICAQYLNRVEMPLKAALEHSKLSREDICSVEIVGGATRMPAIKDRIAKFFGKDVSTTLNADEAVARGSALQCAILSPAFKVREFSITDAVPFSITLRWKSPTKDGLGECEVFSKNHAAPFSKVITFHKKESFDLEAFYSCPQELPYPDCRIGCFSVQNVVAQPDGDSSKVKVKVRFNVHGIFSVSSASLIEKQNGEREDMQIDTEPLVQNEVRVEEQTKMQVDHEFQSQGDQPNEDNTCINKEGAGAAGDKQDPAAAAAAAGVNKAKVKVKGADLPIVATNIRQLDSEVLSNFVQLERQMIVQDKQVKEANDAKNAVEEYVYDLRNKLCGIYEKYITQEDSNRLTLLLEDTENWLYEEGEDQSKDVYVEKLNALKSLGQPIQDRHREHEDRPKAFEELGKRLQCYMKFLESYKQKDERYLHLAAEDVSTVEKCLNDSMVWMNSQINVQSKLAITQDPVVKVADIISKIQEVQDVCAAVINRSKPTVEETHEGTDQNSGAPNNGPIANQSPDGTGDAKGSQHTRHPAKEMEVD; from the exons ATGTCAGTGGTCGGCATTGATGTGGGTTTCCTAAACTGCTACATTGCCGTGGCCAGGAGCGGTGGCATCGAGACCATCGCCAACGAATACAGTGACAGATGCACGCC GGCTTGTGTCTCTTTTGCCGCCAAAAATCGCATCATTGGAAACGCCGCCAAGAGTCAA GTGATAACAAACTTCAAAAACACAGTCCACGGCTTCAAAAGGTTCCACGGCAGAGCATTTGACGACCCCTTTGTgcaagcagaaaaaaacaaactgccTTACAGTTTGCATAAACTGCCCGATGGAAGCACTGGGCTTAAG GTACGTTATTTGGACGAGGACAAGGTGTTCACAGTGCAGCAAATCACAGGAATGCTGCTCAGCAAGCTGAAGGAGACGTCAGAGGGCGCCCTGAAGAAGCCCGTGGTGGACTGCGTGGTGTCT GTCCCCTGCTTCTTTACAGATGCCGAACGGCGCTCTGTGTTGGATGCAACACAAATAGCAGGTCTCAACTGTTTAAGGCTAATCAATGACACCACTGCAG TGGCGTTAGCTTATGGCATCTACAAACAAGACCTTCCCACTCCAGAGGAGAAACCTCGCAATGTTGTATTTGTGGACATGGGCCATTGTTCTTACCAGGTCGCCATCACGTCCTTCAACAAAGGCAAACTCAAG GTCCTCGCCACGGCGTTCGACCCCTATCTAGGCGGGCGTAATTTTGACGAGGCCCTGGTGAATTACTTCTGCGAGGAGTTCAAAGTCAAGTACAAGCTGCACGTACGAGAGAACCCGAGGGCTGTGCTGCGACTGCATCAGGAGTGTGAGAAGCTCAAGAAGCTCATGAGTGCCAACTCCTCCGACCTGCCTCTTAATATCGAATGCTTCATGAATGACATTGATGTTTCCAGCAGGATGAACAG GGGCCATTTTGAAGAGATATGTGCCCAGTATTTAAATCGCGTAGAGATGCCGCTGAAGGCCGCCCTCGAACATTCAA AGCTGAGCCGAGAGGACATCTGCTCCGTAGAAATAGTCGGAGGCGCCACGAGAATGCCGGCCATCAAAGACCGGATTGCCAAGTTCTTTGGCAAAGATGTCAGCACAACGCTCAATGCAGACGAAGCTGTCGCCAGAGGCTCCGCCCTTCAG TGTGCAATCTTGTCTCCAGCCTTTAAAGTGCGCGAGTTCTCCATCACCGATGCGGTTCCCTTCTCCATTACTCTGCGCTGGAAATCACCAACAAAGGATGGCCTCGG AGAATGTGAGGTGTTCAGTAAGAATCATGCTGCCCCTTTTTCCAAAGTGATCACCTTCCATAAGAAGGAGTCTTTTGACCTAGAAGCCTTTTACAGCTGCCCTCAAGAGCTTCCATATCCAGATTGTAGGATAG GATGCTTTTCAGTACAGAATGTGGTGGCCCAGCCGGATGGAGACAGCTCCAAAGTGAAGGTCAAGGTTCGCTTCAATGTTCACGGCATCTTCAGTGTGTCCAGTGCCTCTTTGATTGAGAAGCAGAATGGAGAGAGGGAAGACATGCAGATCGACACAGAACCACTTGTGCAGAATGAAGTCAGAGTAGAGGAACAG accaaaatgcaGGTAGACCATGAATTCCAAAGCCAGGGGGACCAACCAAATGAAGACAATACTTGCATCAATAAG GAGGGTGCTGGTGCTGCAGGGGACAAGCAGgatccagcagcagcagcagcagcagcaggagtgAACAAGGCCAAAGTGAAGGTGAAGGGTGCTGACCTGCCCATTGTGGCCACCAATATTAGACAGCTTGACAGTGAGGTGCTTAGCAACTTTGTCCAGTTGGAG CGTCAGATGATCGTGCAGGACAAACAGGTGAAAGAGGCGAATGATGCGAAAAATGCTGTGGAAGAATATGTTTATGATCTCAGAAACAAACTGTGTGGCATCTATGAGAAATATATCACACAGGAA GATAGCAACAGGTTGACGTTGCTACTGGAAGACACAGAAAACTGGTTGTATGAGGAAGGGGAGGACCAATCCAAAGACGTCTATGTGGAAAAGCTGAATGCACTCAAA AGTTTGGGTCAGCCGATTCAAGACCGGCACAGGGAGCATGAGGACCGGCCGAAGGCTTTTGAGGAGCTTGGCAAGAGGCTACAATGCTACATGAAGTTTTTGGAATCTTATAAGCAGAAG GATGAGCGTTATCTCCATTTGGCTGCAGAAGATGTCAGCACTGTGGAGAAGTGCTTGAATGACAGCATGGTGTGGATGAACAGCCAGATAAATGTGCAGAGTAAACTAGCCATCACTCAAGATCCAGTTGTCAAAGTAGCAGACATCATTTCTAAAATACAG GAAGTGCAAGATGTGTGCGCTGCAGTGATCAACAGGTCTAAGCCCACAGTGGAGGAGACACACGAGGGGACTGATCAAAACAGCGGCGCGCCGAATAACGGCCCGATCGCCAACCAAAGCCCAGATGGGACGGGGGACGCCAAAGGGAGCCAGCACACAAGACATCCGGCAAAGGAGATGGAAGTGGACTAA
- the chmp3 gene encoding charged multivesicular body protein 3, protein MGLFGRTPEKPPKEMIKEWSQKIRKESRTIDRQIHDIQREQEKVKRSIKSAAKKGERDVCVILAKEMVQSKRAVTKLYSSKAHLNSVTLSMKNQLSLLHVAGSLQKSTEVMKAMQSLVKIPEIQATMRDLSKEMMKAGIIEEMLEDTFESMEDGEDMEEAVEEEVDRILFEITAGALGKAPSKVTDALPEMPSGATAASEDESEEDIEEMQSRLAALRS, encoded by the exons ATGGGACTGTTCGGTAGAACACCGGAGAAGCCACCGAAAGAGATG ATAAAAGAGTGGTCCCAGAAAATAAGGAAGGAATCAAGAACAATAGATAGACAAATTCACG atattcaaagggaACAGGAAAAAGTGAAGCGATCCATTAAAAGTGCTGCCAAAAAGGGTGAGAGGGACGTCTGTGTGATTCTCGCGAAGGAGATGGTTCAGTCCAAACGAGCCGTCACAAAGCTCTACTCTTCTAAAGCCCACCTCAACTCAGTGACACTCAGCATGAAGAATCAGCTTT ctttATTGCATGTAGCTGGGTCCCTGCAGAAAAGCACCGAGGTGATGAAAGCCATGCAGAGTCTCGTCAAAATCCCAGAGATACAAGCCACCATGCGAGATCTATCGAAGGAGATGATGAAG GCTGGAATCATTGAGGAAATGCTGGAGGACACGTTTGAGAGCATGGAAGATGGAGAGGACATGGAAGAGGCGGTGGAGGAAGAAGTTGACAGGATCCTCTTTGAGATCACAGCAG GAGCCCTCGGCAAAGCCCCCAGCAAAGTCACAGACGCCCTGCCCGAGATGCCGTCCGGGGCCACCGCAGCCTCGGAGGACGAGTCCGAGGAGGACATTGAAGAAATGCAGTCCAGACTGGCAGCGCTTAGGAGCTAA
- the reep1 gene encoding receptor expression-enhancing protein 1 isoform X2: MVSWIISRLVVLVFGTLYPAYSSYKAVKSKDVKEYVKWMMYWIIFALFTSVEVFTDMFLCWLPFYYELKIAFVVWLLSPYTKGSSVLYRKFVHPTLSSKEKDIDDYICQAKDKSYDTLVHYGRKGLNVAATAAVMAATKGQGVLTDRLRSFSMQDLAGYESDTAGSAQPTSGETAAQHRARTMIRSKSESYHKDFDMTDYEVLALDQREPEDSLTPDFSPPSTPSPTPPPPEELDEGAKGTRGAPITPQLGLVKRKAPEPPLRVLRPLTRPRSAVFKH, encoded by the exons ATGGTCTCCTGGATCATCTCCAGACTTGTGGT GTTGGTGTTTGGTACGCTATATCCTGCCTATTCCTCTTATAAAGCTGTCAAGTCCAAAGATGTAAAAGAATAT GTGAAATGGATGATGTATTGGATAATATTTGCCCTCTTTACATCCGTGGAAGTATTCACAGATATGTTTCTTTGCTG GCTTCCTTTCTACTACGAACTGAAGATAGCCTTTGTGGTGTGGTTATTGTCGCCGTACACTAAAGGGTCAAGTGTGCTCTACAGGAAATTTGTCCATCCCACTCTTTCctccaaagaaaag GATATTGACGACTACATCTGCCAGGCCAAGGACAAAAGCTACGACACGCTGGTGCATTATGGGAGAAAAGGACTGAATGTGGCCGCCACCGCTGCTGTCATGGCTGCAACAAAG GGCCAAGGAGTTCTAACAGACAGGCTGAGGAGTTTCAGCATGCAAGATCTGGCGGGGTATGAGTCGGACACGGCCGGCTCCGCGCAGCCGACAAGCGGGGAAACAGCCGCTCAGCACCGGGCTCGCACCATGATCCGGAGCAAGTCGGAGAGCTACCACAAAG ATTTTGACATGACTGATTATGAGGTGTTGGCGTTAGACCAAAGGGAGCCGGAGGACTCGCTGACACCTGATTTCTCCCCACCCTCGACGCCTTCTCCCACTCCTCCACCTCCGGAGGAGTTAGATGAGGGAGCGAAGGGTACGCGGGGGGCTCCGATCACGCCTCAGCTCGGGCTGGTGAAAAGAAAAGCTCCCGAG CCTCCCCTTAGAGTCTTAAGGCCTCTCACGAGACCCAGGAGCGCTGTGTTCAAACACTGA
- the reep1 gene encoding receptor expression-enhancing protein 1 isoform X1 — protein MLTFAQLMHTLFTLVFGTLYPAYSSYKAVKSKDVKEYVKWMMYWIIFALFTSVEVFTDMFLCWLPFYYELKIAFVVWLLSPYTKGSSVLYRKFVHPTLSSKEKDIDDYICQAKDKSYDTLVHYGRKGLNVAATAAVMAATKGQGVLTDRLRSFSMQDLAGYESDTAGSAQPTSGETAAQHRARTMIRSKSESYHKDFDMTDYEVLALDQREPEDSLTPDFSPPSTPSPTPPPPEELDEGAKGTRGAPITPQLGLVKRKAPEPPLRVLRPLTRPRSAVFKH, from the exons ATGTTAACCTTTGCGCAATTAATGCATACCCTGTTCAC GTTGGTGTTTGGTACGCTATATCCTGCCTATTCCTCTTATAAAGCTGTCAAGTCCAAAGATGTAAAAGAATAT GTGAAATGGATGATGTATTGGATAATATTTGCCCTCTTTACATCCGTGGAAGTATTCACAGATATGTTTCTTTGCTG GCTTCCTTTCTACTACGAACTGAAGATAGCCTTTGTGGTGTGGTTATTGTCGCCGTACACTAAAGGGTCAAGTGTGCTCTACAGGAAATTTGTCCATCCCACTCTTTCctccaaagaaaag GATATTGACGACTACATCTGCCAGGCCAAGGACAAAAGCTACGACACGCTGGTGCATTATGGGAGAAAAGGACTGAATGTGGCCGCCACCGCTGCTGTCATGGCTGCAACAAAG GGCCAAGGAGTTCTAACAGACAGGCTGAGGAGTTTCAGCATGCAAGATCTGGCGGGGTATGAGTCGGACACGGCCGGCTCCGCGCAGCCGACAAGCGGGGAAACAGCCGCTCAGCACCGGGCTCGCACCATGATCCGGAGCAAGTCGGAGAGCTACCACAAAG ATTTTGACATGACTGATTATGAGGTGTTGGCGTTAGACCAAAGGGAGCCGGAGGACTCGCTGACACCTGATTTCTCCCCACCCTCGACGCCTTCTCCCACTCCTCCACCTCCGGAGGAGTTAGATGAGGGAGCGAAGGGTACGCGGGGGGCTCCGATCACGCCTCAGCTCGGGCTGGTGAAAAGAAAAGCTCCCGAG CCTCCCCTTAGAGTCTTAAGGCCTCTCACGAGACCCAGGAGCGCTGTGTTCAAACACTGA